From a region of the Helianthus annuus cultivar XRQ/B chromosome 5, HanXRQr2.0-SUNRISE, whole genome shotgun sequence genome:
- the LOC110941824 gene encoding uncharacterized TPR repeat-containing protein At1g05150-like — MATRGTRSEKVKRIFQQFDLNNDAGLNRHEMAALVVAVNPRVKFSDEQISAILDEVFRTYADFIDPDKGLTYDGLLRTYDDGAGDVDRDFEALGLELKPHNNNNNNNSNNNIIVNDDANVTNNYEVEEEAETTSFGDAKVKLPEPSPVQQRTVRWAASPNHGIVFDDTWKLVDDLEVLIKRLRTKQMKDSKGKGENSDVYSDPGWSRELGPSTEMSKQIVWDESKPDYAVFVKELGGLRSRADGARSREEAFDGHMAIGRVLYDQQLFKEALVCFKRACELQPTDVRPHFRAGNCYYVVGRYNEGKDEFVLALDAAEAGGNQWAYLLPQIHVNLGISLEAEGMVISACEHYREAAILCPTHFRALKLLGSALLGVGEYKAAVKALEEAIYLKNDYADAHCDLASALHAMGNNDNAVKEFQKAIDLKPGHVDALYNLGGLYMDMGRYQRASEVYVRVLGLWPNHWRAQLNKAVSLLGAGETDEAKKSLKEALKMTSRVELHDALSHLKQLQKKKLKGNGNGEDSFMIIEPLKFKTIGEKTSSRQELATALDIRSFQRITRLFRCDVELLKKEMNETDTPLSYSGYGAPQKSIRKPALECILRRLLSFLKAETFIGAVKAINVKILSVLDESESGRVDLGMFFAVLAPICGGAPDKRKRVAF, encoded by the coding sequence ATGGCTACCAGAGGAACCAGATCGGAGAAGGTGAAGAGGATCTTTCAACAGTTCGATTTAAACAATGACGCTGGTCTCAACCGACACGAAATGGCTGCACTTGTTGTCGCTGTAAACCCTAGAGTCAAATTCAGCGACGAGCAAATCAGCGCCATTCTCGACGAAGTCTTCCGTACATACGCCGATTTCATCGATCCCGACAAGGGTCTTACGTACGACGGTTTGTTACGTACCTACGACGACGGCGCAGGTGACGTTGATCGTGATTTTGAAGCATTAGGGCTCGAATTAAAACcccacaataataataataacaataatagtaACAATAATATTATTGTTAATGATGATGCTAATGTTACTAACAATTATGAAGTTGAAGAAGAAGCTGAAACGACGTCGTTTGGTGATGCAAAAGTGAAGCTGCCGGAGCCGTCGCCGGTGCAGCAACGGACGGTGAGGTGGGCTGCGTCACCGAACCACGGGATCGTGTTCGATGACACGTGGAAGCTTGTGGACGATTTGGAGGTTTTGATCAAGAGGTTGAGGACAAAGCAGATGAAGGATTCGAAAGGAAAAGGGGAGAATTCGGATGTGTATTCGGATCCAGGGTGGTCGAGGGAGCTCGGGCCGTCAACCGAGATGAGTAAGCAGATTGTTTGGGACGAAAGTAAGCCGGATTACGCGGTTTTCGTTAAGGAGTTGGGCGGTTTGAGGTCTAGAGCGGATGGGGCGAGGTCGCGTGAAGAAGCGTTTGACGGGCATATGGCGATTGGGCGAGTTTTATACGATCAACAGTTGTTTAAGGAAGCATTGGTATGTTTTAAAAGAGCTTGTGAATTGCAGCCTACTGATGTTAGACCGCATTTTCGAGCGGGAAATTGTTATTATGTTGTTGGGAGGTATAATGAGGGTAAAGATGAGTTTGTTTTAGCTTTAGATGCTGCAGAAGCAGGTGGGAATCAATGGGCTTATCTTCTGCCTCAAATTCATGTGAATCTCGGGATTTCACTTGAGGCGGAAGGTATGGTTATTAGCGCGTGTGAGCATTATCGCGAGGCTGCGATTCTTTGTCCGAcgcattttagagctttgaagcTTTTGGGTAGTGCTTTGTTAGGTGTAGGCGAGTATAAAGCGGCTGTTAAAGCGTTAGAAGAAGCGATTTACCTTAAGAACGATTACGCAGATGCGCATTGTGATCTTGCGTCGGCTTTGCATGCGATGGGTAATAATGATAACGCGGTTAAGGAGTTTCAAAAGGCGATTGATTTGAAGCCGGGTCATGTTGATGCTTTGTATAATCTTGGCGGGCTTTATATGGATATGGGTCGGTACCAACGGGCTTCGGAGGTTTACGTTCGGGTTTTGGGCTTGTGGCCGAACCATTGGCGGGCTCAGTTGAACAAGGCAGTGTCGTTGTTGGGTGCTGGTGAGACCGATGAAGCTAAAAAGTCTTTAAAAGAAGCTTTGAAGATGACTAGCAGGGTTGAGTTACATGATGCGTTATCTCATTTAAAGCAACTTCAGAAAAAGAAACTGAAGGGTAACGGAAACGGGGAAGATTCGTTTATGATAATCGAACCGTTAAAGTTCAAAACTATAGGTGAAAAAACATCATCAAGACAGGAATTAGCAACGGCCCTTGATATTCGATCGTTTCAAAGAATCACTCGGTTGTTTAGATGTGATGTCGAGCTTCTTAAAAAGGAAATGAATGAAACCGACACCCCTTTAAGTTATTCTGGTTACGGTGCACCCCAAAAGTCTATACGTAAGCCCGCTTTAGAATGCATTCTTAGAAGATTATTAAGTTTCTTGAAAGCCGAAACTTTTATAGGGGCGGTTAAAGCGATTAACGTTAAAATCCTCTCGGTTCTAGATGAATCcgaatctggaagggtggatttAGGTATGTTTTTCGCAGTTTTAGCCCCGATTTGTGGTGGTGCACCTGATAAACGCAAACGGGTCGCATTTTAA
- the LOC118492180 gene encoding uncharacterized TPR repeat-containing protein At1g05150-like, which translates to MNEERTGGKIKKADALCYIKLLRSIYIPNHPISEFLEIHGETDASLISLPEFLAMFDDQDWGFGVMSTLLKLESGDRNRHGNHTCSVCRYPIIGSRFKEMKSRFSLCSQCYSEGKVSPSFKQEEYNFKEYANGSEAVKDKCVWFSSSSHNSKSSSGTSNS; encoded by the coding sequence ATGAATGAAGAAAGAACCGGTGGAAAGATCAAAAAAGCCGACGCGTTATGTTACATAAAGTTATTGAGATCAATCTACATTCCTAACCACCCAATTAGTGAATTTTTAGAGATTCATGGTGAAACGGATGCTTCATTGATCTCATTACCCGAGTTTCTTGCTATGTTTGATGATCAAGATTGGGGTTTTGGTGTCATGTCTACTTTGTTAAAGCTTGAAAGCGGAGACCGAAACCGCCATGGAAACCACACGTGTTCGGTGTGTAGATACCCGATAATCGGGTCGCGGTTTAAGGAGATGAAGTCAAGATTCAGCCTGTGTAGCCAATGTTATAGTGAAGGGAAAGTGAGTCCTAGTTTTAAGCAAGAAGAGTATAACTTCAAAGAGTATGCTAATGGGAGTGAAGCAGTGAAAGataagtgtgtgtggtttagtTCAAGTTCACATAATTCTAAAAGTTCATCAGGTACTAGTAattcatag